A genome region from Triticum aestivum cultivar Chinese Spring chromosome 2B, IWGSC CS RefSeq v2.1, whole genome shotgun sequence includes the following:
- the LOC123040903 gene encoding peroxidase 2 produces the protein MANLAVAILLASLGAVATAQKTSAPAAMPAYQGTYPSYASPPVAEMPAYQGSYPSHISSPAASPSYTFPAPSPPSMAAPTASPPSPTPSQSAGRRRLRVGFYRRSCPRAEKIVREAVRNATSKNPGLGAGIIRMHFHDCFVQGCDASVLLDPTAANPQPEKLSPPNFPSLRGFEVIDAAKEALEKVCPGRVSCADIIAFAARDASFFLSRARINFRMPAGRLDGRVSLSSEALDFLPPPFFNLSQLVDNFRAKNLDEDDLVVLSGAHTIGVSHCSSFTDRLPPNPSDMNPAFVTLLQSKCPVSPNFTNDPTVVQDIVTPNRLDTRYYTNVLKRNVLFTSDAALLSSRRTARKVVENALIPRRWESKFARAMVKMAAIELKTATNGEIRKMCRVVNN, from the exons ATGGCAAACCTTGCCGTTGCCATCTTGCTTGCATCGCTCGGCGCCGTGGCTACTGCTCAAAAAACCTCCGCGCCGGCGGCAATGCCAGCCTACCAAGGTACCTACCCAAGCTACGCTAGTCCGCCGGTAGCCGAAATGCCAGCCTATCAAGGTTCCTATCCAAGCCACATTAGCTCCCCAGCTGCTAGCCCGAGCTACACCTTCCCGGCACCAAGCCCGCCAAGCATGGCCGCACCTACTGCTAGTCCACCGAGCCCGACCCCTTCTCAGTCTGCGGGACGACGGAGGCTGAGAGTCGGCTTCTACAGGCGCTCGTGCCCACGGGCGGAAAAGATCGTCAGGGAGGCCGTGAGGAACGCCACGTCCAAGAACCCTGGCCTCGGTGCTGGGATAATTCGGATgcacttccacgactgcttcgtccaG GGTTGCGATGCTTCCGTCCTCCTCGACCCGACAGCGGCCAACCCGCAGCCGGAGAAGCTCAGCCCTCCCAACTTTCCAAGCTTGCGTGGCTTCGAAGTGATCGACGCAGCCAAGGAGGCGCTCGAGAAGGTTTGCCCCGGGAGGGTCTCCTGCGCCGACATCATCGCCTTTGCCGCTCGAGACGCTTCCTTCTTCCTCAGCCGTGCAAGGATCAACTTCAGGATGCCGGCGGGGCGCCTGGACGGCCGCGTGTCCCTCTCCAGTGAGGCGCTTGATTTTCTTCCGCCGCCGTTCTTCAACCTCTCGCAGCTCGTCGACAATTTCAGAGCCAAGAACCTCGACGAGGATGACCTTGTGGTGCTCTCCGGCGCGCACACCATCGGTGTGTCGCACTGCTCATCCTTCACCGACCGACTCCCGCCAAACCCCTCCGACATGAACCCGGCGTTCGTCACCCTCTTGCAGAGCAAGTGCCCGGTGAGCCCCAACTTCACGAACGACCCAACAGTGGTGCAGGACATTGTGACGCCCAACCGGTTGGACACCCGGTACTACACCAATGTGCTCAAGCGCAACGTGCTCTTCACCTCCGACGCGGCACTCTTGTCGTCCCGGCGGACAGCCAGGAAGGTGGTGGAGAACGCACTTATCCCAAGGAGATGGGAGAGCAAGTTCGCCAGGGCGATGGTGAAGATGGCGGCCATCGAGCTCAAGACAGCCACCAATGGGGAGATCAGGAAGATGTGCAGGGTCGTCAACAACTAG
- the LOC123044039 gene encoding peroxidase 2-like — translation MAKLAILISCAMLLAAACHGLEVGYYRSTCPRAEALVRAEVKKAVRADAGSGAGIIRMLFHDCFVEGCDASVLLDPTPANPQPEKLGAPNNPSLRGFEVIDAAKGAVERACPGVVSCADIVAFAARDASYLLSHARVSFHVPAGRLDGRRSIANDTLLFLPGPTSNLSTLVSGFAAKGLSAEDMVVLSGAHSIGRSHCSSFVPDRLATQSDIGAPLASLLRRRCPASPTTANDPTVVQDFVTPRKLDNQFYRNVLARRVLFTSDAALLSSQDTGRMVRANARFPASWEKKFAKAMVKMANIEIKGSGVGEVRKNCRFVN, via the coding sequence ATGGCTAAGCTTGCCATTCTGATCTCATGCGCCATGCTCCTAGCCGCGGCGTGCCATGGCCTCGAGGTGGGCTACTACAGAAGCACGTGCCCCAGAGCCGAGGCGCTCGTGCGCGCCGAGGTGAAGAAGGCCGTGCGCGCCGACGCCGGCTCCGGCGCCGGCATCATCCGCATGCTCTTTCACGACTGCTTCGTGGAGGGCTGCGACGCCTCCGTGCTGCTCGACCCGACGCCGGCGAACCCGCAGCCCGAGAAGCTGGGGGCGCCCAACAACCCCAGCCTCCGGGGCTTCGAGGTCATCGACGCGGCCAAGGGCGCCGTCGAGCGTGCCTGCCCGGgcgtcgtctcctgcgccgacatcgTCGCCTTCGCCGCCCGCGACGCGTCCTACCTCCTCAGCCACGCTAGGGTCAGCTTCCACGTCCCCGCGGGCCGCCTCGACGGCCGCAGGTCCATCGCCAACGACACGCTCCTCTTCCTGCCCGGCCCGACCTCGAACCTCAGCACCCTCGTCTCCGGCTTCGCCGCCAAGGGCCTCTCCGCCGAGGACATGGTCGTGCTCTCCGGAGCGCACTCCATCGGCCGGTCCCACTGCTCCTCATTCGTCCCGGACCGCCTCGCCACCCAGTCCGACATCGGCGCGCCGCTCGCCAGCCTCCTGCGCCGCCGGTGCCCGGCCAGCCCGACCACCGCCAACGACCCGACGGTGGTGCAGGACTTCGTGACGCCCAGGAAGCTCGACAACCAGTTCTACAGGAACGTGCTGGCTCGCAGGGTGCTCTTCACGTCCGACGCGGCCCTCCTGTCCTCGCAGGACACGGGGAGGATGGTGCGCGCCAACGCCAGGTTCCCGGCGTCGTGGGAGAAGAAGTTCGCCAAAGCGATGGTGAAGATGGCCAATATCGAAATCAAGGGCAGCGGCGTCGGCGAGGTCAGGAAGAACTGCCGCTTCGTCAACTAG